The following proteins come from a genomic window of Crassostrea angulata isolate pt1a10 chromosome 1, ASM2561291v2, whole genome shotgun sequence:
- the LOC128186005 gene encoding acetylcholinesterase-like — protein MRTTIAMRITIITLAIFGQVSTDVQNSQHVIHKTKLGFIQGLEISERNTVKLYKFLNIPYAQPPLQRLRFTKPRPQGPWKGTLNATTHGPACPQVHNQHFVKYGMNEDCLHLDIYAPPGLSRFSRKSVMVWVHGGSYTVGSASFYDGSMLAKTGHVVVVTINYRLGILGFLALKNSTTKGNYGLWDQMMALKWIKDNIDDYGGDPNSITIFGQSAGGFSVGLLALIPQNKGLFHRVIMQSGVPNSSLKVTRPGYDTYTISDTISTHLCPFFRQDLAMRVICLRYLSSPTLTRPYAYLSFAPVVDNELFEQTPEEILKDGNSSAFEFFMSLDIVVTNCDVDGSVLFPTLKVLEISYKFDSSTPPELVWAYGPESMLESYYGTNKRIIKEVSNFYGFTRDLDFKDQSQKWTAFYTDLFFMAPSMEIADVHYNRVSSTFRLVLTRKSPVYPGLMYNESSPPGWFHGAAHSDDVVFLFLIETLQELDPNTTVTASEEDLQFASKMRRYWSNFAKNGDPNDPSLPFWPSYNTKNKTVMLFGQNISSDASYRNNQSNFWLDTIPNILHPHVHEMTSSKPSTSDSTHDQTSTRDQANTRDQTNQQTSSAGLCCSTTQVEMFMFTFSILINCVL, from the exons ATG AGGACAACCATTGCTATGAGGATAACCATCATCACTTTAGCGATATTTGGTCAAGTATCAACAGACGTTCAAAACAGCCAGCATGTTATACACAAGACTAAACTAGGCTTCATCCAGGGACTCGAAATCTCAGAACGAAACACAGTTAAATTGTACAAGTTCCTAAACATTCCCTACGCGCAGCCTCCGCTTCAGAGACTCAGGTTCACCAAACCGAGGCCGCAGGGCCCCTGGAAGGGTACGCTGAACGCCACGACCCACGGACCGGCGTGTCCGCAGGTCCACAACCAACACTTCGTCAAATACGGCATGAACGAGGACTGTCTACACCTGGACATCTACGCCCCGCCGGGTTTGAGTAGGTTTTCCAGAAAATCTGTGATGGTGTGGGTACATGGGGGTTCTTATACTGTAGGAAGTGCGTCATTTTATGACGGGAGCATGTTGGCCAAAACTGGACATGTTGTTGTTGTGACCATCAACTATCGACTTGGGATATTAGGCTTCCTTGCTTTAAAGAATTCCACCACTAAAGGGAACTACGGCCTGTGGGACCAGATGATGGCTCTGAAGTGGATTAAGGATAACATCGATGACTACGGAGGTGATCCGAACAGTATCACAATTTTTGGCCAATCAGCAGGTGGATTCAGTGTAGGCCTCCTTGCTTTGATTCCGCAGAATAAAGGACTTTTCCACAGGGTAATTATGCAAAGCGGAGTGCCAAATTCGTCCTTGAAGGTTACCCGTCCGGGGTACGACACTTACACTATATCTGATACCATCTCCACTCATTTGTGTCCATTTTTCAGACAAGATCTCGCCATGAGAGTTATATGCTTGCGGTATTTATCATCCCCTACCCTAACGCGTCCGTACGCTTACCTATCCTTTGCTCCAGTCGTTGACAATGAGTTGTTTGAGCAAACACCCGAAGAGATTCTAAAAGACGGAAATTCGTCTGCGTTTGAATTTTTCATGTCCCTTGATATTGTAGTGACTAACTGCGATGTGGATGGATCAGTCTTGTTTCCAACCCTTAAGGTCCTGGAAATCAGTTATAAGTTTGATTCTTCAACACCGCCTGAACTGGTATGGGCATACGGTCCGGAGTCCATGCTGGAATCATACTACGGAACAAACAAGCGGATAATTAAGGAAGTCAGTAACTTTTATGGATTCACTCGAGACTTGGATTTCAAAGATCAAAGTCAAAAATGGACTGCGTTCTACACTGACCTGTTTTTCATGGCCCCATCCATGGAGATCGCTGACGTCCATTATAATAGGGTCTCGTCTACATTCAGACTCGTTCTGACCAGGAAAAGCCCCGTATATCCGGGTCTGATGTATAACGAGTCGTCGCCCCCTGGGTGGTTCCACGGGGCCGCCCACTCCGATGACGTAGTGTTTCTGTTCCTGATCGAGACTCTACAGGAGCTGGACCCAAACACCACGGTGACGGCGTCAGAGGAAGACCTGCAATTCGCCTCCAAGATGAGACGATATTGGtcgaattttgcaaaaaacgG AGACCCAAACGACCCGTCTTTGCCATTTTGGCCAAGTTACAACACAAAGAACAAGACGGTCATGCTCTTCGGCCAAAACATCAGTTCAGACGCTTCCTACAGAAACAACCAATCAAACTTTTGGTTGGACACCATACCTAACATTCTACATCCTCATGTTCatgaaatgacgtcatcaaaaccAAGTACAAGTGACAGTACACATGATCAAACCAGTACACGTGATCAAGCAAATACACGTGATCAAACCAATCAACAAACATCGTCTGCTGGACTTTGTTGTTCCACAACCCAGGTGgaaatgtttatgtttactTTCTCTATACTCATCAATTGTGttctttga